The following proteins are co-located in the Malus sylvestris chromosome 13, drMalSylv7.2, whole genome shotgun sequence genome:
- the LOC126596692 gene encoding endoglucanase 15-like yields MDHSTNRAFGLSVLLVCGMLHGIACQPVDYHAAVTKSLLYFEGQRSGKLPEDNKLQRVQWRGDSALQDGADAGIDLVGGYYDAGDNLKLGFPMAFTITMLSWSTIEMVSQLQAKQELTNALLAIKWGTDYLIKAHPQPDVLYAQVGQSNSDHGCWQRPEDMTTPRTSFKIDAQHPGSDLAAETAAAFAASSIAFKNSDSQYSSTLLMHAKQLFDFARDHPGLYQDSIPYAGKSYSSSGYHDEMLWAAAWLHRATNEKPYLDYVEQAQDIGGTRYAFSWDDKYLGAQLLVAMLVLEGKVDNAGKWAEYRSHAEEFICSCIQKGSTNRKRTPGGLLSFAQWDNIQCVATASFATIVYSNYLAAKNASLNCAVGNANPFDLVAFVKAQVDYILGSNPKNMSYMVGYGANYPKRIHHRGASIISIKQDPTPVTCGGGYTWCHSNAPNPNVLDGAVVGPDKNDGFSDDRGNFELGEPTTYNIGPLVGIFAYFA; encoded by the exons ATGGATCATAGTACTAATCGTGCTTTTGGTTTGTCTGTCTTATTAGTGTGCGGAATGCTTCATGGCATTGCGTGTCAGCCGGTAGATTACCATGCTGCAGTTACCAAGTCTTTGTTGTATTTTGAGGGTCAACGCTCTGGAAAGTTGCCGGAAGATAATAAGCTGCAGAGAGTGCAATGGCGTGGAGATTCTGCACTCCAAGACGGCGCTGATGCTGGA ATTGATCTGGTGGGAGGATACTATGATGCCGGTGACAATCTGAAGCTAGGGTTTCCAATGGCGTTCACAATAACAATGCTATCATGGAGCACAATAGAGATGGTCAGCCAGCTCCAGGCAAAGCAAGAGCTCACAAATGCCTTGCTCGCCATCAAGTGGGGAACCGATTACTTGATCAAAGCACACCCACAGCCGGACGTGCTCTACGCGCAAGTTGGACAGTCCAATTCTGACCATGGATGTTGGCAAAGACCGGAAGACATGACCACCCCGAGAACCTCCTTCAAAATTGATGCTCAACACCCTGGCTCCGATCTTGCTGCTGAAACTGCTGCTGCTTTTGCCGCTTCTTCAATCGCTTTCAAGAATTCGGACTCTCAATACTCGTCCACGCTTCTAATGCATGCGAAACAACTTTTTGATTTTGCCCGAGATCACCCCGGTCTTTATCAGGACAGCATCCCTTATGCCGGAAAAAGCTACAGCAGTTCCGGTTATCAT GATGAAATGTTGTGGGCAGCAGCATGGCTGCATCGTGCTACAAATGAAAAACCGTACCTGGATTACGTTGAGCAAGCACAAGATATAGGGGGCACAAGATATGCATTCTCATGGGATGACAAATACCTCGGCGCACAGCTCTTGGTTGCAATG CTTGTACTGGAGGGGAAGGTTGACAATGCAGGAAAATGGGCAGAATACAGGAGCCACGCAGAGGAGTTCATTTGTTCGTGCATCCAGAAAGGAAGCACGAACAGGAAGCGTACACCCGGAGGCTTGCTATCGTTTGCGCAGTGGGACAACATTCAATGCGTCGCCACTGCTTCCTTCGCCACCATTGTTTATTCCAATTACTTGGCCGCCAAAAATGCCTCGCTCAACTGTGCTGTTGGCAACGCTAACCCTTTTGATCTTGTTGCATTCGTCAAAGCACAG GTGGATTATATATTGGGGTCAAACCCCAAGAACATGAGTTACATGGTTGGATATGGAGCAAATTATCCGAAGCGGATTCATCACAGAGGagcatcaattatatcaatcaAGCAGGATCCGACACCGGTGACATGCGGCGGAGGGTACACTTGGTGCCACAGCAACGCACCGAACCCAAATGTGCTAGATGGAGCTGTCGTGGGCCCAGATAAAAATGATGGTTTCTCCGACGATAGAGGCAATTTTGAACTTGGTGAACCCACAACTTATAACATCGGTCCATTAGTTGGTATCTTCGCTTACTTTGCTTAG